The following coding sequences are from one Panicum hallii strain FIL2 chromosome 5, PHallii_v3.1, whole genome shotgun sequence window:
- the LOC112894413 gene encoding glutamate synthase 1 [NADH], chloroplastic isoform X5, whose protein sequence is MRVLGHNGEINTLKGNKNWMTAREGLLEAEKLGLSKEQLAILLPIVDATSSDSGAFDNVLELLVRGGRSMPEAVMMMIPEAWQNDANMEPEKKALYEFLSALMEPWDGPALISFTDGRYLGATLDRNGLRPGRFYVTHSGRVIMGSEVGVVDVPPEDVLRKGRLNPGMMLLVDFENHTVVDDEALKSQYSKAHPYGEWLKRQKLYLKDIVESVPEADRVPPSISSSSPNMEQQKNVTKEHVGVNGIMTPLKAFGYTVEALEMLLLPMAKDGVEALGSMGNDTPLAVMSNREKLTFEYFKQMFAQVTNPPIDPIREKIVTSMECMIGPEGDLLETTEKQCNRLALKGPLVSIDEMEAMKKMNYRGWRSKVLDITYPKKSGRKGLEETLDRICAEAREAIRQGYTILVLSDRGFSSDRVAASSLLAVGAVHQHLIANLERTRIGLLIESAEPREVHHFCTLVGFGADAICPYLAIEAIWCLQNDGKIPPNGDGQSYSKEELVKKYFYASNYGMMKVLAKMGISTLASYKGAQIFEALGLSSEVIDKCFEGTPSRIEGATFEMLARDALRLHELAFPSRTPPPGSADAKALPNPGDYHWRKNGEVHLNDPLAIGKLQEAARVNSRAAYKEYSKRIQELNKTCNLRGMLKFKDITEKISLDEVEPASEIVKRFCTGAMSYGSISLEAHTALAMAMNKLGGKSNTGEGGEQPSRMEPLPDGSMNPKRSAIKQVASGRFGVSSYYLTNADELQIKMAQGAKPGEGGELPGHKVIGDIAVTRHSTAGVGLISPPPHHDIYSIEDLAQLIHDLKNSNPGARISVKLVSEAGVGVVASGVVKGHADHVLISGHDGGTGASRWTGIKNAGLPWELGLAETHQTLVANGLRGRAVLQTDGQLKTGRDVAVACLLGAEEFGFSTAPLITLGCIMMRKCHMNTCPVGIATQDPVLRAKFAGEPEHVINFFFMLAEELREIMANLGFRTITEMVGRSDMLEVDREVVKSNEKLENIDLSLILKSAAEIRPGAAQYCVEKQDHGLDMALDNKLIDLSRTAIEKQVRVFIETPIQNTNRAVGTMLSHEVTKRYHMNGLPAGTIHVKFTGSAGQSFGAFLCPGITLELEGDSNDYVGKGLSGGKIVVYPPRNSSFSPEDNIVIGNVALYGATKGEAYFNGMAAERFCVRNSGAQAVVEGIGDHGCEYMTGGTVVILGKTGRNFAAGMSGGIAYIYDVDGKFSSRCNNELVDLYPVEEEDDIITLKMMIEQHRRNTESVLARDILSDFNNLLPKFLKVYPRDYKRVLENMKVEKAAARPAKDPKMTNGISVTTKKVQPDQSASRPTRVANAKKYRGFISYERESISYRDPKERVKDWKEVAIESTPGPLLNTQSARCMDCGTPFCHQESSGAGCPLGNKIPEFNELVHQNRWREALDRLLETNNFPEFTGRVCPAPCEGSCVLGIIENPVSIKSIECAIIDKGFEEGWMVPRPPLQRTGKKVAIVGSGPSGLAAADQLNKMGHFVTVFERADRIGGLMMYGVPNMKTDKIGIVQRRVNLMAEEGVTFVVNANVGSDPLYSIERLRSENDAVILACGATKPRDLTIPGRELSGVHFAMEFLHANTKSLLDSNLEDGNYISAKGKKVVVIGGGDTGTDCIGTSIRHGCSSLVNLELLSKPPSKRAADNPWPQWPRIFRVDYGHQEAATKFGKDPRTYEVMTKRFIGDENGKVKALEVVRVKWEKVDGRFQLKEIEGSEEIIEADLILLAMGFLGPEATIADKLGLEKDNRSNFKAQFGDFATSVDGVFAAGDCRRGQSLVVWAITEGRQAAAAVDKYLTANDQNAAGDITPSGAGLVQPVAA, encoded by the exons ATGCGTGTTTTAGGCCATAATGGAGAAATCAATACCCTTAAAGGAAACAAGAATTG GATGACAGCACGTGAGGGTCTCTTAGAGGCTGAGAAGCTTGGCTTATCAAAGGAGCAGCTGGCGATACTTCTACCAATTGTGGATGCTACCTCTTCAGACTCAG GTGCATTTGATAACGTTCTTGAGCTTCTTGTCCGAGGTGGGCGAAGCATGCCAGAAGCTGTGATGATGATGATCCCCGAGGCATGGCAGAATGATGCAAATATGGAACCTGAAAAGAAAGCTCTATATGAATTCCTGTCAGCACTTATGGAGCCTTGGGATGGACCTGCTCTAATATCTT TTACTGATGGCCGCTACCTTGGAGCTACCCTGGACCGCAATGGTTTGAGGCCCGGTCGATTTTATGTGACCCACAGTGGACGTGTGATCATGGGAAGTGAAGTTGGTGTTGTTGATGTTCCTCCTGAAGATGTGCTGAGAAAGGGCAGGCTAAACCCTGGAATGATGCTATTGGTTGATTTTGAGAATCACACTGTAGTGGATGATGAAGCTCTGAAATCACAATACTCTAAAGCTCATCCATATGGTGAATGGCTCAAGAGACAAAAGCTATACCTTAAAGATATTGTAGAATCTGTGCCCGAAGCAGATAGAGTTCCTCCAAGCATTTCTAGCTCTTCTCCA AATATGGAGCAGCAgaagaatgtgaccaaggagcATGTTGGTGTCAATGGAATTATGACCCCATTGAAGGCCTTCGG GTACACGGTAGAAGCCCTGGAAATGTTGCTGCTGCCAATGGCTAAGGATGGAGTGGAAGCTCTTGGCTCCATGGGAAACGATACACCACTTGCAGTGATGTCAAACAGGGAGAAGCTGACTTTTGAGTACTTCAAGCAGATGTTTGCACAAGTTACAAACCCACCAATTGACCCTATTAGAGAGAAAATCGTAACATCTATGGAGTGTATGATTGGCCCAGAAGGTGACTTGCTGGAAACAACCGAAAAACAATGCAACCGCCTTGCCCTTAAAGGTCCTTTGGTTTCTATTGACGAAATGGAAGCTATGAAAAAGATGAATTACCGTGGTTGGCGAAGCAAGGTGCTTGACATAACTTATCCGAAGAAGTCTGGAAGGAAGGGCCTTGAAGAAACTTTGGACAGAATTTGCGCTGAAGCTCGTGAAGCCATACGCCAAGGCTACACTATTTTGGTTCTCTCAGATAGAG GATTTTCCTCAGACCGTGTTGCTGCCAGTTCTCTCTTAGCAGTTGGAGCAGTACATCAGCACCTTATTGCAAATCTCGAGAGAACACGTATAGGATTGCTGATTGAGTCAGCTGAACCTCGTGAAGTGCACCATTTCTGCACCCTGGTTGGATTTGGCGCTGATGCTATATGCCCGTATTTGGCTATTGAAGCAATTTGGTGCTTGCAGAATGATGGGAAGATTCCTCCTAATGGAGATGGGCAATCCTACTCAAAGGAAGAGCTGGTGAAGAAGTATTTCTATGCTTCTAACTATGGAATGATGAAAGTTCTTGCAAAGATGGGAATATCCACCCTTGCATCCTACAAAGGTGCTCAGATTTTTGAAGCTCTTGGTCTTTCTTCCGAAGTGATTGACAAGTGTTTTGAAGGTACACCTAGCAGAATTGAGGGTGCAACATTTGAAATGCTTGCACGGGATGCTCTCCGTCTTCATGAGTTAGCTTTCCCATCAAGAACCCCTCCACCTGGCAGTGCAGACGCAAAGGCCCTTCCCAACCCAGGGGACTACCACTGGAGGAAAAATGGTGAAGTCCACCTCAACGACCCACTTGCAATTGGTAAATTACAAGAAGCAGCTAGAGTCAACAGCCGGGCAGCATACAAAGAATACTCAAAGCGAATTCAGGAGCTCAACAAGACCTGCAATCTACGTGGCATGCTGAAATTTAAAGATATCACTGAAAAGATATCTTTGGATGAGGTTGAACCTGCAAGTGAAATAGTGAAACGTTTTTGTACTGGAGCAATGAGTTATGGGTCTATTTCATTGGAAGCACATACTGCCCTTGCTATGGCAATGAACAAACTTGGAGGCAAATCAAATACAG GTGAGGGAGGGGAACAGCCGTCTCGTATGGAACCACTTCCTGATGGTTCAATGAACCCAAAACGAAGTGCAATCAAGCAAGTTGCTAGTGGACGGTTCGGAGTTTCCAGCTATTACCTGACTAATGCAGATGAGCTGCAGATAAAAATGGCTCAG GGTGCTAAGCCTGGTGAAGGTGGTGAGCTTCCAGGTCACAAGGTTATTGGTGACATTGCTGTCACAAGACATTCTACAGCTGGTGTAGGACTCATTAGCCCTCCTCCTCATCATGATATATATTCAATTGAGGATCTTGCACAGCTTATACATGATCTTAAG AATTCAAACCCTGGAGCCCGTATCAGTGTGAAACTAGTCTCGGAGGCTGGAGTTGGAGTTGTTGCTAGTGGTGTTGTAAAAGGGCATGCAGATCATGTTCTTATTTCTGGACATGATGGAGGCACGGGAGCTTCAAGATGGACAGGTATCAAGAATGCTGGACTTCCATGGGAACTTGGATTGGCTGAGACACATCAAACTCTGGTAGCAAATGGGCTTCGCGGTCGTGCTGTTctgcaaacagatggacagTTAAAGACTGGTAGAGATGTTGCtgttgcttgcttgcttggtGCAGAGGAATTTGGTTTCAGCACTGCCCCACTGATCACACTTGGCTGTATTATGATGCGAAAATGCCACATGAACACTTGTCCTGTTGGTATAGCTACTCAAGACCCAGTGCTTCGAGCAAAGTTTGCTGGAGAACCAGAACATGTCATTAACTTTTTCTTCATGCTTGCCGAAGAGCTAAGAGAAATCATGGCAAACCTTGGGTTCCGCACCATCACTGAAATGGTTGGACGCTCTGATATGCTTGAAGTTGATCGAGAAGTGGTGAAGAGCAATGAGAAACTTGAGAACATTGATCTCTCACTGATCTTGAAGTCAGCTGCAGAGATTCGTCCAGGTGCTGCTCAGTACTGTGTTGAGAAGCAAGATCATGGCCTTGACATGGCATTGGATAACAAACTAATAGATTTGTCAAGAACTGCTATTGAAAAGCAAGTTCGTGTTTTCATTGAGACTCCAATCCAGAACACGAATCGAGCAGTTGGAACTATGCTCAGTCATGAAGTCACTAAACGTTATCATATGAATGGATTGCCTGCTGGTACAATTCATGTGAAGTTCActggaagtgccggtcaaagtTTTGGCGCTTTTCTCTGTCCTGGAATCACTCTTGAATTAGAAGGAGACAGCAATGATTATGTTGGTAAAGGATTGTCTGGTGGAAAAATTGTTGTGTACCCGCCAAGGAACAGTTCATTTAGCCCAGAGGACAATATTGTCATTGGTAATGTAGCTCTATATGGTGCTACCAAGGGAGAGGCGTATTTCAATGGTATGGCAGCAGAAAGGTTTTGTGTTCGAAACTCAGGTGCTCAAGCAGTGGTTGAAGGAATTGGGGATCATGGATGCGAGTACATGACTGGAGGTACTGTGGTTATCCTTGGAAAAACAGGACGGAACTTTGCTGCTGGGATGAGTGGAGGAATTGCTTATATTTATGATGTTGATGGGAAATTCAGTTCTCGCTGCAACAATGAGTTAGTTGATCTATATCCTGTGGAGGAAGAGGATGACATCATCACATTGAAAATGATGATTGAACAACATCGACGCAACACTGAGAGTGTTTTAGCCAGAGACATACTCTCTGACTTTAATAATCTTCTTCCAAAATTTTTAAAAGTATATCCAAGGGATTATAAGAGGGTTTTGGAAAACATGAAAGTGGAAAAGGCTGCTGCTAGGCCCGCAAAGGATCCTAAGATGACAAATGGTATTTCTGTGACAACCAAG AAAGTACAACCTGATCAGTCAGCTAGCCGACCAACACGTGTTGCCAATGCCAAAAAGTACCGGGGTTTTATTTCATATGAGCGAGAGAGTATTTCTTACCGAGATCCAAAAGAGCGTGTTAAAGATTGGAAGGAAGTTGCGATTGAGTCAACACCTGGCCCACTATTAAACACGCAATCTGCTCGCTGTATGGATTGTGGAACTCCTTTCTGTCATCAG GAAAGCTCAGGTGCTGGCTGTCCGCTTGGAAATAAGATCCCAGAGTTCAATGAATTAGTACACCAGAATAGATGGCGTGAAGCATTGGATCGATTACTAGAGACGAACAATTTCCCAGAATTTACTGGACGAGTTTGCCCTGCTCCTTGTGAGGGGTCATGTGTTCTTGGGATCATTGAAAATCCAGTGTCTATCAAAAGCATAGAATGTGCAATCATTGACAAAGGTTTTGAAGAGGGATGGATGGTACCACGGCCTCCACTTCAAAGAACAGG AAAGAAGGTGGCCATTGTTGGTAGTGGACCATCTGGTTTGGCTGCCGCGGATCAACTTAACAAAATGGGCCATTTTGTAACTGTGTTTGAGCGTGCAGACCGTATCGGAGGTTTAATGATGTATGGTGTGCCAAACATGAAGACAGACAAGATCGGAATTGTTCAACGCCGTGTTAATTTAATGGCTGAAGAGGGTGTCACTTTTGTGGTGAATGCTAATGTTGGTAGTGATCCTTTATACTCAATTGAACGTCTACGTTCTGAGAATGATGCAGTTATTTTGGCTTGTGGAGCAACAAAACCAAG GGATCTCACCATTCCTGGACGTGAGCTATCAGGTGTTCATTTTGCTATGGAATTTCTCCATGCAAATACCAAAAGTTTACTTGACAGCAACCTTGAGGATGGTAATTACATATCTGCCAAGGGGAAAAAAGTGGTGGTTATTGGTGGAGGTGATACAGGCACAGATTGCATTGGTACATCTATTAGGCATGGTTGCAGCAGTCTTGTAAATCTTGAACTTCTGTCTAAACCACCAAGCAAGAGAGCTGCTGATAACCCGTGGCCTCAG TGGCCAAGAATTTTCCGTGTTGACTATGGGCATCAAGAAGCTGCTACCAAATTCGGGAAGGATCCAAGAACTTATGAAGTCATGACAAAGCGTTTCATTGGAGATGAAAATGGCAAGGTGAAGGCCCTTGAGGTAGTGCGTGTGAAGTGGGAGAAAGTAGATGGAAGATTTCAACTCAAGGAGATCGAAGGATCAGAAGAAATCATTGAGGCTGATCTTATCCTCCTAGCTATGGGATTCCTGGGTCCTGAAGCG ACTATCGCTGACAAACTGGGTCTGGAGAAGGACAACAGATCAAACTTCAAAGCTCAGTTTGGAGACTTCGCCACCAGTGTTGATGGCGTTTTCGCAGCTGGGGACTGCAGACGTGGACAATCACTGGTGGTTTGGGCCATCACGGAGGGGCGGCAGGCTGCTGCAGCGGTGGATAAGTACTTGACAGCGAACGATCAGAATGCTGCAGGCGACATCACCCCTTCTGGCGCAGGTCTCGTTCAGCCGGTTGCCGCATAA